Part of the Scomber japonicus isolate fScoJap1 chromosome 6, fScoJap1.pri, whole genome shotgun sequence genome, agaggacgAGAGACTGTTAGTTCTCACAGCAAAGCCTTTATGCGTCCTGTGCAAGAAATCAGTGATGGACTGCGGCTAGGTGGGGCTATTTATATTCTCTGACCCGGCGGGAAAGAGATACTGATTCTGACTGGTTGAGAGGGTCATGTGAACTCCTTTTCTATTGGTTCAGAGCCAAAATCAGTCATCTTCTCCAATGCGCCAAAGCTTTACTGCAgtgaagtataataataatgatcatctTCATAATAATCATCATACTAATAATAcgtttcaattttattttattaataggCTACAACACTTCATAACGCAAACAGACTTTGcaccaaagtgcttcacaaagacagaaaatatatGTGCATATACAAACATTAAAGGatcaaaattaaaacagaataaaatgtaaGCACATGTGTAAAACCCAAAGAAATCAAATAACTAATAAAACgctttaaatacaattaaaatagtcttcataatcataatacataatacaattATCTCCAGCGTACATTCCCATAGGCAAAACGTGTTTTTTCCAGTTATTCTAGTTGAAACAACATGTCTATAAGAGCTCTGCTCCAAAGAGATATTAAGATAAGACATAATAAGAtataaaataacttaaaatatCCCTTTATTAGTCCTACGATGGGGgaatttacattattgcagcagcgaagtggacagtaaaaacagaagtAGCTACAAAAGCAATACAAAcaatagtaataaaatatataggAAAATAAGCCTAGTAATATTATGTACAAAAGTTATTGGTGTTGAgtgacaatatatatatatactgcacAGTTGAACTGAAGTAGTAGTATGCCtgaaatactaatattgcacAGTCATGTACATTCAAAAGTGCAGTTCTGAAATTGTCCAAGTTGGGGTGCTAATTGTACCgtctgacagctgcagagaggaaggaCCAGCTATATCGCTCTTTCACGCACTTTAAATAAAGGATTCTGTCGCTGAAGGAGCTCTCCAGTGCATCCACAGTGTCCCACGTCGGATGGGAGTCATTGTTCATCAGAGATGACAGCTTGGCCATCGCTCTCTTTTCTCCTACCACCTCCACCAGGTCGAGGGGGCATCCCAGGACAGAACTCTTTATCAGTTTATCCAGACTCTTCGTGTCTGCAGCCAAGATGCTGCTGCCTCAGCATACCACCCCATAAAAATGGCTGATGCCACAGCGGTGTCATAAAAGGTCCTAAGGAGTGCTCCCTGCACTCCAAAAGACCCCAGTCTCCTGAGAAGGTAGACTCTGCTCAGGCCCTTCTTATAAATGATATGTGATTTCATGTTGGAATAAATGTGTAGACGTGGTGTGGAAGAAGGCCTGGCTCCTATACCAAATCAACACGTAATCACCATAAAGTTAAGGaaatttatttcattcattaagTTTGTCCAAATAAAAAATTATCTTAAAAAGAGATTTAAGAGAGACATTGACGTAAATTGTACTTTTTGTTATAAAAAAGTCCAGaaactacatttattttggcGTTGCCCCTTTGTGAAGATATTCTGGCAAAACCTTTGTgctttttataaaaaatattgatgaaagttttaatttaatttggaaGAATGTATTTTTTGCTCTCGGggtaaaaaacacagaaaaaaatcttatttGTACATGATAcatcttattatcattattatcattattattattattattattattattattatcattatcattactattattattattattattattattatctttattatgtCTATGATTATAACGGCCAAATCCCATATCcataaaagtacatttacaggaaaccatgctttattgcatttagcaataagatgaaaaacaatacattaatttaattcaatcctccctaaaaacaaaagcaattaAAACTGTAACGAATTGTGCTATGTTAAAAAATCTTTCTTGGGGTCCCCAGAATAAACTACTATGTATTTTTAAACTGATAGGATGAGACGCAACAGCGTGCAATCTgccaatgttttgttttgttttgttttcctagGAAGGCAAAGTCATGACTCACATTCCCGAGAGAGTTTCACATTAGCCCTCGGCATAAACCTAGCCGATCTCGCGAGAGTTAAAGTGTCGCAATATGTCCACTGACAAGCACTAAACGCAACACGAACAATTATTCCTGtaacttttaaaactttaaatatttttatcttCAGTTTTATCACAACTGTGAATAATATTGTGATTGTTcattttgatatatttataaGCACAATTATATTAATTGTCAAGAGAGAAACTACAACCAGAACAGGGCGGAACTGTTGTTTAACGTCGACGTTTCTCAGCGGACTCAATTTAACAACACAGTCGGAGAATATCAACGACGCTGTTTTTTGACAGCatattgttttttccccttcttgTCACCAGCAACAGTAAGaggtttctgtttcttttaaaaacaccagAATGTCTATATTCACGCCAACAAATCAAATACGGCTCACTAATGTGGCCGTGGTGAggatgaagaagggagggaagcgCTTTGAAATTGCCTGCTACAAGAACAAAGTTATGAGCTGGAGATCAGGAGCGTGAGTAACAAACACCTTACTTTACCAAATAGTTATCAATACATCTTATGTATGACCTGTTACATTCAACGGTCATCGACAGTTTGCTGTTTAATTAAATTCACCAGTCTGTCAGTTCACCCTAAGCTATGTGGAGAGCAAACATATCGTTATCTGTTAAACCTGAATGtacattgtgtgttttcttccaGAGAGAAAGATCTGGATGAAGTGATGCAGACACAAACAGTTTTCATAAATGTGTCCAAAGGTCAGGTGGCTAAGAAGGATGACTTGACCAAATCTTTTGGGACAGATGATCTGACAGAAATCTGCAAACAGGCAAGAAACTCTCTACCCACATTACTCACCCTCACCAGAGCTGACCTTTTTATCCTATCTCTAATATTCATCATCATAGTCTaacttttttccttctgcttttatttgtgGTACAGATCTTGGCCAAAGGAGAGCTCCAGGTGTCAGACAAGGAACGGCAGACTCAGCTAGAGACGAATTTCAGGGACATTGCAACTATCGTGGCAGACAAGTGTGTCAACCCAGAGACGAAGAGGCCGTATACAGTCAGCCTCATCGAGCGGGCGATGAAGGACATCCACTACTCCGTCAAGGCCAACAAGAGCACCAAGCAGCAGGTGAGTAGAGCTGGGTACTTAACACCTTTAAGGAAtcgaccaaaataaataaattccaagtagtatcaaaacatacctgcaatcaatcctttttgcacccagagctagaaaatatgactttgtAGTTGCGATTTATCCTCAActtgagaaataataaaaatgacataaataaataaataaactcaaattCAAACGGCCACTGAGGCACTTACACAAGGGGAAAAGGTGCATTGTTCAGGCAAGCATGACGTTTCTTTTGGTTAATTTTACCATTTtgaaagcaaacaaaagaacaatGGCGTCTCTCTTGCCCTGATAAAAAACCATATGCCCTTCCCGGTGCCTGCTGCTCTTCTACTTGTCAACCTATAGAAATAAATTCACCTCTGTGCCCCAAACTGCCCAATACCCTCAAAAGAAAAGCAGTACTAAAATGATactaatattataattaaattaattaagctATACTCTTCATAACAGTGACTCCCGCTGATGACTCACTAAGATTGAGCTtcaagattttgtttttgtattactgtatttattACAGCATCCTTTCAAAAGTATGTGTGGGAGTGTGCTGAAAATTGCCAGATTTTCtactaaaatattgtatttagcTATAAATGTGTAGGTTAGAAAAAAAGATTCCCTAATTGGGAGGCTCTCTTGTTAATGCAGTGATGTTTTGCTCTAAAATGCAACCACTCTGATACTCAAAGCACAGAGTGCATCTTTTCTCAAATATGACACATAATCCCTTATAGAAAATGTAACCGAATCCTTCCTTTTGGTTCCCGAGATTTAAAGAAAGATCAGATGGTGGAATCATGAAGTACAGCAGTAAGGCACTCAGAAGGGCAGCTAAGtgttctcttcctgttttcagCCCCAGCAGTCATACAAGCAgcttttattattagtttataaTTATATACAATGTCATCTCGCCTTGTTCTTTTTCTACCTGGGACCACTCTGAAACGACTGCTGTGTCCTGTTACAGTTTCAGTTGTCAGACACATTTAACACAACATTCTTGCGATAGTTTTTATTCTTCAGCAAAAGCAGCACAGAATTTGAGAAATGTGGCCactgttttttccttccttcagaccTTCATTACAGGGAATGTTGATTCTTGTGTGtccgtcctgttgtcctcaggctCTGGAAGTGATCCGGCAGCTGAAAGAGACCATGGAGATCCAGAGAGCCCACATGAGACTGCGGTTGGTGCTGCCAGCCAAGGAAGGCAAGAGGGTGAAGGAGAAACTGAAACCGCTCATGCAGGTTGTGGAGAGTGAGGACTTTGATGAGGAGCTGGAAATGGTGAGGAGTGTAAAGgttattttattatcagtaCCAATTAAAAGTTTGGATACCTTCCTGTTCACTTTAAGGGCACTGTGTGTTGAAAGTTATGACTCGCACTGTATAGAGAAATCTGTAGCTGAAGGCTTTGGTGCTCTTAAATGTAACTCTAATctttgttttcaatttttaaagttgtgtttttccTAAACTCCTTtgccttccatctctctcttcatgCTCAGGTGTGTCTGGTGGATCCTGGCTGCTACAGGGAGATTGATGAGCTGATCCGCTGCGAGACCAAAGGCCGAGGCTCCCTGGAAGTTCTGAATCTGAAGgatgtggaggagggagatgagAAGCTATAGTGACCCAGCCAGTCCAGACTCTTACCTTATGCACACTAACATGCCCCACTGTGGCACACAACCTGCAAACTCATTTAAGGGAATATATTTAAGATCAAATTCATACAAATTCAGCTACTCCTATTTcccagtctctctctgtttaaaagATTAATCTCACTGACAAAAATTTGTAACCTGTTTTAACTTTTGCAAAGTATACAAACTGGGTGGGAATGTATTCAGATAATATGGTCAGTCAGTAAATATTTCTGGCctgctttcatttatttattctgtttttacttcACTATTTCTGGACAAAGTCTTTGGTTTCTGCCTTCCACCAGACTCTGTATGCCATACAGTCATGCCCAGTCTCCAAATCCTATGGATAAATTCtttaattcattgatttatattttttcataattaatgtgtttgctgtgcagcaaataaatatataacaatatattttctttttcttgtgtaCACAGTCACTGTTGGTTAAAAAACAATTGAAAACACTGCCTGATGCTCATTATATTGCAGCTTTAAGACCAGTTGAATTGTAAGCATTTTCAGCTCAATTTACAGCACTATATATATGAAAAGAGCCGCATGGAGCACATCAAATTATATAGATATTGTACTACAGTTTATATTCACATTATGTAGAAAAGCATATAAAACAGTACAGAGTTGGAATATTGCTTTAGTAATCTTTTTACAACTCAAACTTGAACATATAGAATAGTTCCATagttttctgtctgttgttctgttgttgaaacacaaacaaaacaaccgGGTCATATATTAAAATAACTGCTTACCACCTCAAGTGCTCTTTGGCATAATGAGTTAAAACCACCTTAATGCAAGATtaacatcaaatcaaataacTATAAACAAATATTTCTGCATCATTAGTACTCATTTATTCCACAGTGTCCTTTGTGCAGAAGAACTCATCACGGATGCCACTTTAAACAAACCAAACATGAAATTGCATAATGTAAACTAATCTATTGTAAACCAATCTCATTTAAGGCATCACCATTTATCAAAAGTATCAGAGAACTGTAATGTATTTAGTGCTAGATTTCATATTTGCATTAAGTAAAGCAAATAAAGGTATAATTTACAGTGATAGTGAACCAGGTTAAATAATTATATAGAATATAAAAAGTGTTAGCTTCAATATAAATGGAAGAATCACAGCAAAACGAGATATAAATAATACAAGTCCAAAGTCCTTTCCGATTCACCATTCAGTAAAAATAGTTAGGCTACTTGACACATTACCGTGCTTCTGCTTTTGAGTTCATGTTTAGTCAAACCAACCAGTGCATTGTTACTTAACATGTGGAGCCAGACCAGGTGTGACTGTAGGACCAGAActttaggggggctcagctcctaatgagaagtTGACATTCAACTCTCTGCTcgtgttaaaaaaatacaacagttcagtgtttcccacagaattttAAGAGATGATGGGTGGGCCTCAATTCGACCCTTTAGTGGGGTCTGGGGGGgaaatgtgtacatttttaagtcaaattaaTTATTCTGGTGCACGCTGAGAGCTGCATGCATCATCAAAATGCGAAGCAATACAGCATCTTCGTATGATTACACAAAACTATTTTGAAATCTGAcgcatagtttcagtgttaaaactgataaaacaTTTGCTGTATGTGGTTCTATATGGGCTGTGgcaataattttgaaaaataatagctctcagcaacatattgaaaaaaaagaactaggcctatgaactagttcatttttggaactgaactttgaactagtTCTTGTAGAAAGTaaactttcccaacactgctTATTGAACTATGTAAACCAAACATATTtgcattgtgtttcttcaaataactaaactaactgtctGCGCATATCAATAGCCTAAAAGACTTAACCTCCAGATTTAgaagtggatcaggatcagagttgatttattgtacGGATGGAAATAAATCTCTCATTAAGACGTTActtttttaaactgaaccaaCTAAAGCAGCATAAAGTTGCTGTTGTGTTTAAACAACACGCAGGCgtttcagattcagaggtttgaggctgagctgcagggttgagtgaaGGTGTGTGGGGAAGTGTATTTGTGCTATTAaacgtaaccgctgtgaaacaatcagaaaataacgttttATTATATAACTCTGTCCCCCAGTTCAGTGTGCGGACCTTAACAGTGAGGAGAAATAAAGTAGGCTAGTAACCGGAGAGCAAAGACTATAAATTACAGCAAACTAGAGCAGAGGTTAACGTTATAGCCTTTCACaccctcacctctcctctgtctcagtaGGAGCGGAGCTGAGACCTCCGTGTGCGTCAAAGACAGACACACCTGTGTCGGCCCGCAGTCTGTAGCCTATAGTTAATGGCAAACACTgataatttgtttatttttaggggtgcttaaaaa contains:
- the sbds gene encoding ribosome maturation protein SBDS — encoded protein: MSIFTPTNQIRLTNVAVVRMKKGGKRFEIACYKNKVMSWRSGAEKDLDEVMQTQTVFINVSKGQVAKKDDLTKSFGTDDLTEICKQILAKGELQVSDKERQTQLETNFRDIATIVADKCVNPETKRPYTVSLIERAMKDIHYSVKANKSTKQQALEVIRQLKETMEIQRAHMRLRLVLPAKEGKRVKEKLKPLMQVVESEDFDEELEMVCLVDPGCYREIDELIRCETKGRGSLEVLNLKDVEEGDEKL